ATACAAATGATGAGTTTCTTTCCTAACTTATCTGCGAGCGTTCCGCCAAAGGGTGAAATAACCATTTGAGCAAGTGCAAATATAGCTACTAAAACACCTAAATCTGCACCTGTTAATCCTAAATCTTTTAAATAAATCGGCAATACCGGTATGACAAGCCCAATACCTAAAAAGATTAAAAATATGTTCATATATAAAATAACAAATTGTTTCGTCATGGTTCATTACACCCCCTCTTTCCAAAAATGGTTAGCATATTATATAACAGTCAACATAAATTGAAAAGCGTTATGAGTTGAATTTTCGAGTGATTTTTCGTAGTGTATTTGACGGATATAAGATATATAGATACTTACTTTTACATTCGATACTTTAAAGCCATTAGAATCAGTTTATCACATTCGTATTATTCAAGGAGAGATCTCATGCAAGCACGTTATATCGCCCGCCTTTTATATGTTGTATTAATTGTCACAACGTTCATCATTCCGAACCATTTCAAATTTCTGTTATTGAACTTGACACTCGCTTACATACCTTTGGAACTTGCATATCTTCTTAAATTATTTGTACCCAAGCGTTTTTTCGAATGGCCATTATTTGTTATTTATCTTGTGATCTTTATACTCATGTTGCCGAATACTTTTTATATGGTGACAGACCTCATTCATTTGAATCAATTTTCATTTAGCTTTTTATCAGGCTTGGTTCTCAAAGAATGGATTCATTTTGGATTATTGATTACAAGTATTTTATTCGCAGTATACTGTTTTTTTCTGATTGCATTAGAACTCTATCACTTACCCTTTCCATTGTGGACACGATACTGCATCTTATTGGGTATGACGTTACTCAACGGATTGGGGATTTATATAGGCCGTTTTTTAAGATTTCATAGTGTCCATATTATAAACAATCCGTTTTCTGTCGTTTTATCTACATTAAAATCCATTGATCCACCAGCGCTTACTTTTATTGGATTGATGGCACTCATACAATGCGTATTACTCATTTGCTTGAAAGGAGTAAGAACACAATCATGATTATGTTGATACTGCTCATTATCATATTACAGTGCCTAATGTCTTTGTTACTTTACCAACTTAAATGGCCATTATATTGGGTTATACTATTGTACTTTTTACCTTTTGGTATCGGATTATTTTTATTGCAACTCTTTTATTTTGAACGACGCTATATAGACTGGCAGGTGCCCTTGGATATAAAATTACGTTTAAAATATATGTATATATTTACATTTTTTGAATTTGTATTATTGTATTTATTGCTTTTTGTGGTTAAATAGAAGTATTACTTTTTAGGAGGCTTGCTATGAATAAATACGATACGCAACGGCCCGTATGGAGAGATTTATTAGGTTTTGTAATTTATTTTTTTGTCCCAATGATTTTCGGTTTTATTGTCTATTTAATCGCACCATCGTCATTCAATCCTAATGAGGCGCAACCAAAATTTTTCATATTAACGAGCTTATTTACTTGTTTATCTGTGATTACTTTCTTTGTTTGGTCACATCGACGCCACCTAAAAGCAAACCTAGTTCAGCGTTTACGTGAACTAAAATCTCAAATAAAAGCTATGTTTATTGCATATATTCTGTATGCTATGATTACAATTTTGATGGCGTATGCACTTAAATTTTTACCTAAAGCCTGGCAGTTTAATACAACAACGAATCAAAAAGCCATTCTCGAATTATTTCAAGATAAAGCTTGGCTCCCTCTCGTATTTATTTTATTAGTGATTTTAACGCCTATTACTGAGGAATTATTATTCAGACATGTTATTATCGGTGAACTTGGAAAGAAACTGGGCGTGTGGGTGATGGGCGCTATTTCAGTTCTTGTATTTGCTATGCTCCATGTAGCACAAGCCAAATCACCATTTGAAATTCTTCCATACATAACAATGGGATTACTTTTCGTCATCATGTATATTCGCTCAAACTGCAATATTGCTGTTTCAATTGCTTTACATATGCTCGTAAATGCGATGGCATTTCTTGGTATTATCTTGCAAAGTATGGCATAAATAGAATTGAATGTGCGTACATTTAACATATCTTAATCTATAAATGTCCAATGTTTTACAAGGTTTAACATTATAAGCCAACAAAGTTCATGAAAATGAATGTTTGTTGGCTTTTAAAATGACTATTATCTCTATGAAATGTCACAACATGTTTCAATGTATAAACAATCCTTTTGACGACGATTATTTGCAACATCATCAAGAAGACTTGTTCATTGAAATAACTACAATAAATGGCGAGCATCCTACATGCTTAACGACACTTTATCCCATCATATGTTATGTGTTGTGAACACTCTTTAACGTAGACTTTAACGCACTTACGGCACCTGCCGAATGATTAAATTGTTCTTGTTCCGTATCGGTAAGATTGAGTTCAATTATTTTTTCAATTCCGTTCGCACCTACAATTGTAGGAACACCAATACATAAATCTTCCAAACCGTATGCACCGTCGCAATATGCAATGGTAGGTAACACGCGTTTTTTATCTAAAATGATCGCTTCAATCATTTCAAACACTGCTGCTGAAGGGGCATAATAAGCCGAGCCATCACCAAGTAGCTTTACAATTTCAGCGCCACCTACTTGTGTACGTTTCACTATTTCCTCAATTTTTTCTTTAGATAGTAATTCCGTTATAGGAACACCATTGACGTGGCAGTGACGAATGAGTGGTACCATTGTATCGCCATGCCCCCCTAATACAATTCCGTGAACATCATTAACCGACACATTCAGTGCTTCAGCAACAAATGTATTAAACCTTGCAGAATCAAGCACTCCAGATTGCCCCATCACGCGTTCACTAGAAAATCCAGAGTGTTTGAAAACAGTATATGTCATGGCATCAACTGGGTTCGTTAACACTATGATTTTACATTCTGGCGAATAAGTTACAATCTGTTTCGTGACTTCCACCATCACTTGCTCATTGATTTGAATCAATTCGTCTCTCGACATGCCTGGTTTACGCGGCACTCCTGCCGTTATTACTACGACATCCGAATCCGCAGTCTTTTCATAATCTACAGTGGACGTCACATGCGTATCAAAACCTAAAATAGAACCACTTTGCAACATATCTAACGTTTTCCCTTTAATTTGTGCTTCATTCTTCTCACGGTCAACTAAAACAACGTCTGCAATATCACGTGTAGCTATAATAAAAGCTAATGTAGCACCAGTATGACCTGAACCTACAATCGTTACTTTTTTACGTTTCATCGACATGCTCCCCCTTATTCTATAATCATCTTTATTATACCATTGAATGTAGCAAATGAGCCTTTGTAATGTAAGCGTTTTCTTAATTGTGTAAAATTCAATCAGACAACGTTAACGTTCGTAAACGATACGGTCTGATTAAACGAAAATATTACGAATGCAATATTAGAAAAGCGTGTAGTATAGCAGCGAAAACACCTACTACAGCAAGTGTCATACAAAGTAATAAAACGCATATTTTACCATACTTCAATAAAAATGCGATAAATGTAGCAATAACATGATAGACCATAAACACCCCTGTTATAGCAACAAACCATATTAATTGTGGCGAGAATAACACGATTATCATCAACATGATTGCAAATATGACATAAGGTAACGCAATCATATTGCGCATAAATATAAACTGTTGGCGTTTCGAATCATGAGCCATTTTTCATTCTCCTTTTTGTATCTTAGGGTATATCATAGCCTTGGGCAGCAGTATAAATATCGAACCAATCCTGGTCATTTAACGTAATATTCAACCCTTGAATCGCGTGATCAATTCGTTCAATTTGATGCGTCCCTAAAATAGGTAAAATAGACGCTGGGTGTTTGCTAAACCATGCAACAATGATAGCTTCCACTTTTGTATGGTAGCGTGTTGCGAGGCGCTCTAATACAGGAAACACTCGTGTTGCTTTTTCATCATTCATATCAAAGAGTTTTCCACCTGCAAAAGGCCCCCAAGCCATTAAAGTCACATCATCTTTATACATATCATCAATCGTTCCATCATGAAATGCATTTAGATGATAAGGGGATATTTCAACTTGATTTACCGCTATATGAAAGCGATCATCTTTTAAACAATCATTAAGCAATTCATACTGTGATCGTCTAAAGTTAGATACGCCAAACGATTTCACTTTACCCGCGTTGACTAAATCTTGTAACGCTTCCGTTATCTCACACGGTTTCATTAAAGGCGATGGCCGATGAATAAGTAAAGTGTCTATATAATCTACACCAAAATTTTGTAATGATTGGTTAACAGAACGTTGAATATGCTTTTTGCTTAAATCATATCGGTGTGCAGTTTGGTTTGGATACATATCATTCGGCTGTACAATACCGCACTTCGTTACTATTTCAATTTCATCTCTTATTTGAGGTGATAACTTTAATGCATCTCCAAACTTGCGTTCAACCGTGTATTTGCCATAGATGTCGGCATGATCCATTGTAGTAATACCACGTTCAACCAACTGATGAATATACGTGTTTAATTGTTGAGTCGACATATGCCAACGATCGGCACGATAAAATCCTTGAATAATTTTAGAATAAGACACGTGTTGGTTTATCGCTATTTTTTCCACATTGAGCCCCCCACTTTATCTATTAGCTAAATTGTAACATATCTAACTGATTTCTTAATTTTACTTTATCTAAATGCTCTCCAATAAATACAAGTGTCAACGGTAGATTACTATCGCCAATATTTTCTATTGAAGGTACTGGTGGCGCATATTGAAAAGCCATTGTGTTCTGCGATTGCCCTCTAAATTTAATAAATCCTTTTACTCTATGTATTGTTTCAGGGAACTTTAAAACAAAAGTGACAAACGCTTCTTGATCAATTGGTCCTTGGAATGTATATGTTAAACTTTGAAAAATTGGATGTCCTTGTGTTTGAGAAAAAGATTTTTGGGTAGTGTTATCATAAACTAGCGTCTGTGATAATTCACCATATGACGTTAAAATAATTTGACTTTGTGGTGCATACTTTTGTGCCTCACGAACAATTTCTGATTGTTGTGCCTCATTTTTTAACACGTCTATTTTATTAATGATGATATAATGACTCGCACGCATTTGATCCTCAATCAGTTGTTGTTTCGCTACGCTAAAAGATGCTTTGTGACACATATCCAACGCTGAAACAATCGTAATCACAAGTGGAGAGAAAACTCGATTTGAAATTAAAGGATCCTCACATGCCATAAGCATATCAATAGGATTTGCGATGCCTGTCGCTTCAATTACGATGTGTTCTATTTGATTATGTGCGATTAAATGGTGTATGGTACTCACGAGTTCAGTTTGCAAATCGCAACAAACACAACCATGCATTAACGACACCTTATGATGGATATGGTCCAAAAGTTGACTATCCATATCAAAGTTACCGAATTCATTAACAATAAGCGCAACTTTCTCATCGTTTTTTAATATTTGGGGCATATACTTACTTAGGAATGTGGTTTTTCCGCTCCCTAAAAAACCATTTACAATTGTAATTTTTGTTTTATTATTTAACATAAAATCTAACCTTTCTCTTAAATAAGCAACAAATTTTCGACAATGTATGTGTAAATCTGTCTTTTAGCTTGATAAAGTGTGTAGAATCTTCTAAAATTACTGCATGCTTTATTTTTAGCATAGCATAGATTTAAGTTGAGCGACTTAAATCCACTCAATTATGGACGGATTCCCATCCGTGAGAGAGAAATACGGATAGAATGTCTGGAGGAAAAATATTATGTCTGATCATCTTAATTTAAAAGAGCAAGTATGTTTTAGTTTGTATAACGCACAACGTCAAGTGAATCGTTATTATTCAAACAAAATTTTCAAAAAGTACAACTTAACGTATCCACAATTTCTTGTTTTAGAAATCCTTTGGAATCAGTCACCTGTTAATGTTAAAAAAGTTGTAACAGACCTTGCGTTAGATACAGGTACTGTCTCACCCTTATTGAAACGAATGGAGCAAATCGATTTAATTAAAAGAGAACGTTCTGAAATCGATCAACGTGAAGTATACGTACATCTTACTGAGAAAAGTGAAAGTATGAAACCCGAATTAGAAAATGCTTCTAAAACTGTTGCTGAGGCATCTTCACTTGATCCCGATGAAATCAAAGAATTGAACCGTTTACTTGATAAAATCATTACTGCTTTTAGTGAATCAAAATAATTGAGTGTACAGATTAACTTCAGTAAAGGTGTAGGTTCAAACCCTATTGCACCCTATTCTAACTAAATGGATTAAAATTAGATTATTTAGCATATATGTGCAGAAGATATCACGCTTCTCCCATCATAGTTAAAGCATGACACACTAAAACAATCAAAAGGGCTTGGACGTTCATCCAAGCCCTTCTTCCATTTTGATTTCATTTATGCATTAACGCTAAGTGACTCAGGGTCCACACGTGTTAATATGCCTTCTTCTATTTTATAAACAGCATCGAAATCACGTAATATATCTAAGTTATGTGTAGCTACGATAAGTGTTTCTGCAGTATCATGAATTTGTTGCATTATATGCACTACCCTTTTGGCATCTATACCTTTTGTCGGCTCATCTAAAATCCATACAGGTGCTTGTTTTAACCATAGCCGTGCAATGGCCAACCTTTGAAATTCTCCCCCAGATAAAGCGTTTTTGTTTAATGTTACTTCTCTCGATAAAGGAATATGGTCTAATCCAACTTTTCTCAAAGCATTGAGACAGTCCACCTCATTACATGATGACAATAAATTATCTTTAACTGTCCCATCAAAGAATTGCGCATCTTGTAGAAGAGGATTTACTTGTGTAAGCCAATGCGTTCGATGAAAATGAGGTTTACCCCCAATAGTCATATGACCTTTAGAAATCGGATATAAACCCAATAAAATATTTAATAATGTCGTTTTTCCAGACCCAGATGTACCTAAAATGGCAATATGATCGCCTTTCTTAATATTAAGATGAACACCCTTTAAAGTCGCCCGTTGTTGTGTTGGAAATTGGTGATACACATTTTTTAGACAAAATAATGACGCGCGCATCTCAATTTGCTCTACTTCAATGCGATCCTTCCCTTCATCCAATTGCGCTACAGACATGACGTCATTTAATTGATGTGTGGCTTCATCAGTTTCACTTTTATAATATGCCACTTGGCTCATCATAACATGTTGTTCAAATAAGGTCAGTAGCATCAACACAATACTTGTAGCATAAACCGGATCAAATGTCCCCGCATTCACTTGTATGATAATTAAACACACGGAGCCCCAAATCGCAATCATACTGATTATATTTAATACATATTGATAGACAATATGAAACATTTGTTCTTGATATTCTGCATTACTTAATGCCTCTTCTGTACGTAATAAGCGTCCCTCATAAGATTGATTTTGATTAAATCGCATCAATTCATCATATCCAAGAATATAATCAAAATAGCGATGCATGAGTTTTTGATAAGTGTCATCGATATCTTTTTTTATAACTGTTGCACGTTTTGCACTCAACCACGGAATCAACCATAACGATAAACTCATCACAATTAAAAGTGTGAGTGCATGCCAAACTGAAAAATACAATAATACACATATTGTGAGCCCACCCGTTAAACTCATGACAATTGGCGGGTAATAAACACGTAAATATATGTTTTGCAAAGCTTCAATTTGTGACACCATTCGTCCCAATAAATCACTCGTTTTAAATTGTCTAAAGACGTTTGGCACGATTGGAATTAGGGCTTGATAGAAATACACTCGAACATCACGCAACATCGTAAATGTTGCGCGATGTGAGAATAAGCGTTCATAATAGCGTGTCACTGCGCGCATAAAACCAAATAACTTTACTGTCACAATTAGCCCCATGAGTGCAAACAATGGCGCCCCTAGTGCACTCTCTGTAATCATATAACCACTTAAAAAAAACATAGCTAGGGCTACACTACTCCCTAAAACCCCTAAAATGATAGCCAATATAATATCCCGATTCCATTTTATATTTAATGTGTGACTTAAATGATTGTTTTTGTCACGTTCCATTAATGTGTCACCGCCTTAGTTACAACTATAAATTTTATGCGTTAGATTATAATTTATTATCTATTGATTTAAATCTCTGTAGTGATGTGGTGATCATCTTTCAATAATCGTCCATCTTCTATATACCAACGTCGATTAGCATGTGATAATGACGTGTGACGATGTGCAATTGTCACCTGTGTAATATGCGAAAAATGATATTGCAACACATGTTGGATTTGATGCGCTGTGCTACGATCTAAACCAGTTGTTGGTTCGTCTAAAATAATAAGATCCGGATTTAACATCAATACTCTGGCAAGTTCAATACGCCGCATTTCCCCTCCTGAGAGCATTTCGCCACCTTCTCCTATGCGTGTATGAATGCCTGCTTTAAATTGTTTGATTTTGTTTCCTAATGCAACTTCTTCAAGCACAGCTAAAATCGCGGTATCATCAACGTCTTTAAAAAGTGTGATATTTTCAGCAATTGTTGCATTAAAAATATAAGGGTTTTGTGATAAATAACCAATATTAACATGCTTTGAAAAGGTAATGTTTCCCTCTGTCACCTTGGATTCTCCTGAGAGTATCCGTACAAGTGTCGTTTTCCCAGCGCCACTCGGTCCTACAAGCGCAATATGGTCCCCCTCATTAATTTGTGCCTGGATGTCCTTAATTGCATATTTTGTCGTATTGGGATAGCGATAAGAGACCTTATGAAGGCATATTAAAGCAGATTGCGGCATTATTTTTTGTGAAGCGACGGGGTCATTTGTCCCAGTTTGAAGAACATTTTGAATAATCTCACTCGCGCCTTCACTTTCTTTACCTACATGGAACGCTTGCCCTAAATCTTTAATCGCATTATAAAACTCAGGTGCTAGAATTAAAGCAATGACCGCAGTTAAAAAGGAAATGCGCTCGAATACAATTAAACTCAGCCCTACTTCTAACGCCACGAGTCCGATACCTAGCATACTTATAAAATCAAGCATTAATCCAGATAAAAAGGCACTTTTTAAAATAATCATCGTTTTATCACGGAATTGTGTACTTTCATACTCTATTTTTTGTATCGCTTGATCTGAACGTTGAAATAACTTTAAAGTGACTAAACCACGCGTTAAATTAACAAATCGTTGACTAAATTGATTTAAAAATGTCATTTGATTTTTCGCAGCATCACGTGTTTTCAAACCAAAAATAATATAAAACATCGGAATAAATGGTGCCGTTATAATCATGATTATAGCTGTGGGTATATTGATAAAAAACATCGTTATAATGATACTCAACGGAATTAAAGTCGATTTAAACAGTTGTGGTAAATATGTTTTATAAAAAGGTAACATCTCTTTTAATGTTTCTGTCGCAATGGCAAGACGCGTCCCTACCGATTGATGCGTTTGTAATTGAAGTAATTGTCGACGTATCGTTCGTTTAACATGATCACTTAGACGTGCCCCTAGCCAATCGTTCAACATTAATAGTGTTGCTCTAAGTATCAATGCCACTCCTAAAATTACGAGTAGTGCTTGCCAATAATGACTATGTTTTAATAATAATTCATTTAATATCATTGCAATCGTTACATTTTGGGTAATAATAACGAGAGCCAATGTAATATTTGTCACACTTAAAAGCAGTGCAAAATGCTTGTATTGTTTCAACCAACTGTGAAGCCACTTCATATTATCCGTCCTTTACATTTACGTGAATGCTTTTCAGTTTACTTACTATTATTACTAGTATATAGGGTTGCATTTTTTCATGCATTTGAAGAAACCTTTTTTTATTTAAAGTTGTGACAGTTTGTTTACAAGCAACGCACTCATACTTTGGACTTATCATATTGCTATATTAAGACATGCTTATTAAGATATGCTATGATATGCTAAGTTATAAAGTAAAAATTAAACATAAAGAGGGTTAATGTTATGCTATTTTTGGAATTGCTTAAGGCATTAGTGCTTGGTATTGTTGAAGGTTTAACAGAATTTGCACCTGTTTCTTCAACAGGCCATATGATTTTAGTTGATGATATGTGGTTAAAATCCACACAATTTTTAGGTTCTGAATCTGCCTTTACATTTAAAGTGGTGATTCAATTAGGATCCGTTTTTGCTGCAGCTTGGGTATTTAGGCATAAATATTTTGAAATGCTTCACATTGGAAAATATGCCCCAGAAGTGCAAAAAGGTCGTCGTTCAAAACCTCGACGTTTAAAAATCACGCACATTTTAGTAGGGATGATTCCAGCGGGTATTTTAGGGGTATTATTTGACGACTTTATTGAAAAACATCTCTTTAGCGTACCAACCGTATTAATCGGATTATTTTTAGGTGCGATTTATATGATTATCGCTGATAAATTTAGCCGGGGGGTACGTAATCCTAAAAATGTAGATGAAATTAATTATTTCCAAGCATTTGTTATTGGGCTTTCTCAAGCCATTGCGATGTGGCCTGGATTTTCCCGTTCAGGGTCTACCATCTCTACAGGGGTATTAATGAAAATGGATCATAAATCCGCATCAGATTTCACATTTATGATGGCTGTACCAATCATGATGGCTGCGAGTGGTTTGTCTTTATTAAAAAACTTTAGTTATATTCATTTATCACACATTCCATTTTATATTATTGGTTTTCTTGCAGCATTTATTTTTGGTTTATTATCTATTAAATTATTCCTATCGTTAATACAGCGTGTCAAATTACTGCCATTTGCAATTTATCGAATCGTTCTTGTTGTTGTCATTGCAGTAGTTTATTATGGCATCATAAAATAAACATTTCCTCACAAACCAACGCTCAACTTCTGAATGCGTTGGTTTTTTATTCCCTATGCACACGCATACGCTCTATTCCATTACTTTAATCAACGCAATTTTAATCCTCCTTATTATTTTTAAGTTTCATTTAATGTTTATTTTTATCCGAATCATTTAATATATCAATATAAATAAATTTGAAAGGTGAACGTATGACTCCACTATGCAAGTTTTTCGCTGATGACTTTACAGTTACAAAAGCACCTTATGGACAAGCATTGGTTAAAGGATTACTCTTTGCGATATTGTTAATCTTTGGGTTTGAGATTAGTAACTATACCCCTCAGCATGCGATATGGGCACTCATTTCATTTATTTTAATATGTACCATCCTTTTCATCATGCAACGTTTTGGCATTAAATTATTGTCATTTCAAGTATTAAAATCAGGCGATTGGCTTTTAGTCATCATGTCGCTGTTATTTATGCTCGGTTTAGATAGTCTCTTCGACCACTTTATAGATGCCAATAACAAAAATGATGCAAGTATTGACGCGGATTTCAAAGATGTTCCTACTTGGGCAGCAATTTTTAGTCTTGCGATTATTCCTGCTGTAACTGAAGAAATTGTGATGCGTGGAATTATGATGCGTGTATTTTTTAGAAATCATTTATTTATAGGCATGATAGTGTCCAGCCTCATATTTGCGTGGCTACATGAAGCAGATTCATTAATTGGGTATCTCCCATACTTTTATGCCGGCATAATTTTTGCACTCGTATATTTAAAAACGAAACGAATAGAAGCAGCCATACTTGTGCATTTCTTTAACAACTTATTGAGTACACTTTTTATTTAAATAAATCATATTTCGAGAAAGGATGTTCATTATGAAACTAGGTATGTTATTAATACGTTGGATGCTTGCGACTTCTTTTTTAGTACATGGCACATTAAAATTTGTTGATTTAGATGGTACGATTCACTTTTTAGGATCGCTTGGCTTACCACCTACTATAGCTGTCTTAATGTCTATTGGTGAGGTCGTAGGGGGTGTCATGCTGATTGCAGGTATTTTAACGCCATATGTAAACGTGTTTTATATTAGCGTGATGTTAGGTTCTATTTTCACATTAAAATTAAGTCGCGGTTATGTGAGCGGTTTTGAATTTGAAATTATTCATATCGTGATGAACTTAGCTTGTATCTGCAGTTATAAATGGAATAAATGGATACAATTTTATTGATATCTTCACCGATAAAAGGGTAGGACATCAATCATTTCAATTTTTGATTGTTACTAACACCTCGCTTATATGGGAGTATTACAGAAAGCTGACTAGGTACATACGCACTTCAGTCAGCTACTGCCTTCAATATTGAAAAAGCTAATATCGTGTAGTTATCTCATGCTCAAATAAGATTATTTGTTTTGACCTAATGCTTTAGAAGTTTCTGCTAAGAATTAATCAAAACGTTGTTTTTAACCCATCATATCTTTACATCTTGATGGCTTGGATAGTTGATAAGAATAATTTTAATAGCCAATAAAATTCATAAAATTGAATTTTGTTGGTTTTTTTATTAGCGTAGCTACTATATCCTAGACGTTTTTACCCTTCATTTGTGACTTTAATGTTTCCTCTCTCTCACTCGTTTCGCACATTTAATTTTAGTCCCCCAAAGCGCGTATTCCTCCCCATGTTTTCCCGCCTTATGGATTGTATTGTGCGTTTATATTCTAGTATCATAGGGTAAAAGGACTTAAGTATATTCTTAAATGGAGGCAACGTGCATGAATAAAACGATTAAAACGATTATTAACGTATTACCAATTTTCATCGTTCCTTTAATAAATGAACGTCAAAAATTTAAAGAACACCCTGATGTTAAAAAAGTGACAGATGCTACTGTAAATACGTCTAAAACTGTAGCACATAAAACAACAAATGCAGCACATCACATTAAATCAACAACGGGTCGCGTATCTCAATCCGTTGTATCTAATGCGGGCCAACTTAAAGATAATTTAGCGACGAAAAAACGTCGTCGTGATTACAATAAATCTATGAAAAAAGAAGCTGAAGCACAACGTTTTAGACGTAAAGAAAATGTGCGTGCCCGTGGCGAAGAAATTGAAATTGAAAATCGTAAAGAAGTTCAAAAGTTTAACAAAAAACTTCAAAAAAATATTGAAAAACGTCATAAAGAAGAAATTAAATCGCTTCAACAACGTCAGAAACATATGGTAAAAAATTTAGAAAAAATGCAAAAATACGAAGAAAAAGTTGGTCATGTGCCAGGCAATAATGACTCAAGCGATTTTGAACTTGCATCTTCTACAAATACCCAGACTTTCCAAAGTCAAAATGAGCAGTCAAACGTCATTGCACAAGGTGAAAAATTAGAGAAAAAGAATAAAGTTCAAACGCGTAAAATGAATAAAAAGCTCCAAAAAAATATTGAAAAACGTCATAAAGAAGAAGAAAAACAAGCAAAAAAAGATATAAAAGCACGTCAGAAACAACTTAAAAAAGCTCAAAAGAATGCACCTCAATCGACTAAAACGACAGAGGTTGAGGGACTAGGCGCGACTGCAAGTACAGAAGCGATGACAGCAGACCAAGAAAAATCACAAACACCATCGAAAAAATCTCTAAAACATCAAAAGAAAGTAGAGAAAAAGCGTCAAAAACAAGCAAAAAAATTAGAAAAGAAAATACAAAAAAATGCTCA
The sequence above is a segment of the Staphylococcus hyicus genome. Coding sequences within it:
- a CDS encoding DUF1361 domain-containing protein, yielding MQARYIARLLYVVLIVTTFIIPNHFKFLLLNLTLAYIPLELAYLLKLFVPKRFFEWPLFVIYLVIFILMLPNTFYMVTDLIHLNQFSFSFLSGLVLKEWIHFGLLITSILFAVYCFFLIALELYHLPFPLWTRYCILLGMTLLNGLGIYIGRFLRFHSVHIINNPFSVVLSTLKSIDPPALTFIGLMALIQCVLLICLKGVRTQS
- a CDS encoding CPBP family intramembrane glutamic endopeptidase, which produces MNKYDTQRPVWRDLLGFVIYFFVPMIFGFIVYLIAPSSFNPNEAQPKFFILTSLFTCLSVITFFVWSHRRHLKANLVQRLRELKSQIKAMFIAYILYAMITILMAYALKFLPKAWQFNTTTNQKAILELFQDKAWLPLVFILLVILTPITEELLFRHVIIGELGKKLGVWVMGAISVLVFAMLHVAQAKSPFEILPYITMGLLFVIMYIRSNCNIAVSIALHMLVNAMAFLGIILQSMA
- the mdh gene encoding malate dehydrogenase, whose amino-acid sequence is MKRKKVTIVGSGHTGATLAFIIATRDIADVVLVDREKNEAQIKGKTLDMLQSGSILGFDTHVTSTVDYEKTADSDVVVITAGVPRKPGMSRDELIQINEQVMVEVTKQIVTYSPECKIIVLTNPVDAMTYTVFKHSGFSSERVMGQSGVLDSARFNTFVAEALNVSVNDVHGIVLGGHGDTMVPLIRHCHVNGVPITELLSKEKIEEIVKRTQVGGAEIVKLLGDGSAYYAPSAAVFEMIEAIILDKKRVLPTIAYCDGAYGLEDLCIGVPTIVGANGIEKIIELNLTDTEQEQFNHSAGAVSALKSTLKSVHNT
- a CDS encoding aldo/keto reductase yields the protein MEKIAINQHVSYSKIIQGFYRADRWHMSTQQLNTYIHQLVERGITTMDHADIYGKYTVERKFGDALKLSPQIRDEIEIVTKCGIVQPNDMYPNQTAHRYDLSKKHIQRSVNQSLQNFGVDYIDTLLIHRPSPLMKPCEITEALQDLVNAGKVKSFGVSNFRRSQYELLNDCLKDDRFHIAVNQVEISPYHLNAFHDGTIDDMYKDDVTLMAWGPFAGGKLFDMNDEKATRVFPVLERLATRYHTKVEAIIVAWFSKHPASILPILGTHQIERIDHAIQGLNITLNDQDWFDIYTAAQGYDIP
- a CDS encoding CobW family GTP-binding protein; this encodes MLNNKTKITIVNGFLGSGKTTFLSKYMPQILKNDEKVALIVNEFGNFDMDSQLLDHIHHKVSLMHGCVCCDLQTELVSTIHHLIAHNQIEHIVIEATGIANPIDMLMACEDPLISNRVFSPLVITIVSALDMCHKASFSVAKQQLIEDQMRASHYIIINKIDVLKNEAQQSEIVREAQKYAPQSQIILTSYGELSQTLVYDNTTQKSFSQTQGHPIFQSLTYTFQGPIDQEAFVTFVLKFPETIHRVKGFIKFRGQSQNTMAFQYAPPVPSIENIGDSNLPLTLVFIGEHLDKVKLRNQLDMLQFS
- a CDS encoding MarR family winged helix-turn-helix transcriptional regulator, with amino-acid sequence MSDHLNLKEQVCFSLYNAQRQVNRYYSNKIFKKYNLTYPQFLVLEILWNQSPVNVKKVVTDLALDTGTVSPLLKRMEQIDLIKRERSEIDQREVYVHLTEKSESMKPELENASKTVAEASSLDPDEIKELNRLLDKIITAFSESK
- a CDS encoding amino acid ABC transporter ATP-binding/permease protein — encoded protein: MERDKNNHLSHTLNIKWNRDIILAIILGVLGSSVALAMFFLSGYMITESALGAPLFALMGLIVTVKLFGFMRAVTRYYERLFSHRATFTMLRDVRVYFYQALIPIVPNVFRQFKTSDLLGRMVSQIEALQNIYLRVYYPPIVMSLTGGLTICVLLYFSVWHALTLLIVMSLSLWLIPWLSAKRATVIKKDIDDTYQKLMHRYFDYILGYDELMRFNQNQSYEGRLLRTEEALSNAEYQEQMFHIVYQYVLNIISMIAIWGSVCLIIIQVNAGTFDPVYATSIVLMLLTLFEQHVMMSQVAYYKSETDEATHQLNDVMSVAQLDEGKDRIEVEQIEMRASLFCLKNVYHQFPTQQRATLKGVHLNIKKGDHIAILGTSGSGKTTLLNILLGLYPISKGHMTIGGKPHFHRTHWLTQVNPLLQDAQFFDGTVKDNLLSSCNEVDCLNALRKVGLDHIPLSREVTLNKNALSGGEFQRLAIARLWLKQAPVWILDEPTKGIDAKRVVHIMQQIHDTAETLIVATHNLDILRDFDAVYKIEEGILTRVDPESLSVNA